From Nitratidesulfovibrio vulgaris str. Hildenborough, a single genomic window includes:
- a CDS encoding YeiH family protein: MAENESNVVVDQGQTKLSDLWTKEDYWAIWLGFVILIAGMWLFLANPSPEFAQKVDKANGVMAAEAARAPFKTLAYYKAQDDKGKLQGMDTPSGKAIGAFLTTPGAWASDPLEAFVLSKEAADERNAAAKAKFESAKVKSDAALAAAQAAEAAAAGAAFADAALNTEAQAKIAEWRAEHAKMKAAEKKTKTKPFNIATSLPMLMVALGLFFAVGMKFMGHDVPKFLVGFIGVFFVAVLALMMGHQSTMKYWGIGAEAWAIIIGMLVANTVGTPSFIKPALQVEYYIKTGLVLLGAEVLFDKIIAIGIPGIFVAWVVTPIVLICTFIFGQKILKMPSKTLNIVISSDMSVCGTSAAIATAAACRAKKEELTLAIGLSLVFTAIMMIAMPAFIKAVGMPQVLGGAWMGGTIDATGAVAAAGAFLGEKALYVAATIKMIQNVLIGVVAFGVAVYWCARVECREGHSVGWIEIWHRFPKFVLGFLAASVLFSVISGSLGSDMSQIMVNQGVLKGLSSPLRNWFFCLAFTSIGLATNFRELAHYFKGGKPLILYVAGQSFNLVLTLAMAYVMFYIVFPEITAKI; the protein is encoded by the coding sequence ATGGCTGAGAATGAAAGCAATGTCGTTGTCGACCAGGGGCAGACGAAGCTGTCCGACCTGTGGACCAAGGAGGATTACTGGGCCATCTGGCTCGGATTCGTCATCCTTATTGCGGGGATGTGGCTGTTTCTCGCCAACCCGTCCCCCGAATTCGCCCAGAAGGTGGATAAGGCCAACGGTGTGATGGCTGCAGAGGCTGCGCGTGCCCCCTTCAAGACCCTAGCCTACTACAAGGCGCAGGACGACAAGGGGAAGCTCCAGGGGATGGATACTCCATCGGGTAAGGCTATAGGTGCTTTCCTGACGACACCCGGTGCCTGGGCGTCCGACCCTCTCGAAGCCTTCGTGCTTTCCAAGGAGGCTGCCGACGAGCGTAACGCGGCTGCCAAGGCCAAGTTCGAGTCTGCCAAGGTCAAGTCGGATGCCGCACTGGCGGCTGCGCAAGCCGCAGAGGCCGCAGCAGCAGGGGCAGCATTCGCCGATGCCGCGCTCAACACCGAAGCGCAGGCGAAGATTGCCGAATGGCGTGCCGAGCATGCCAAGATGAAGGCTGCTGAGAAGAAGACGAAGACCAAGCCGTTCAACATCGCCACATCACTGCCCATGCTCATGGTCGCCCTCGGGCTGTTCTTCGCCGTGGGCATGAAGTTCATGGGCCATGATGTGCCCAAGTTCCTCGTGGGATTCATCGGTGTGTTCTTCGTGGCGGTGCTGGCACTCATGATGGGGCATCAGAGCACCATGAAGTACTGGGGCATCGGTGCCGAGGCATGGGCCATCATCATCGGGATGCTGGTCGCCAACACCGTGGGAACACCGAGTTTCATCAAGCCCGCCCTTCAGGTCGAATACTACATCAAGACCGGTCTCGTGCTGCTGGGTGCGGAGGTGCTGTTCGACAAGATCATCGCCATCGGCATTCCCGGCATCTTCGTGGCGTGGGTGGTCACCCCCATCGTGCTCATCTGCACCTTCATCTTCGGGCAGAAGATTCTCAAGATGCCTTCCAAGACGCTCAATATCGTCATCTCCTCCGACATGTCGGTGTGCGGCACCTCCGCTGCCATCGCCACGGCGGCCGCCTGCCGTGCCAAGAAGGAGGAACTCACCCTTGCAATCGGTCTGTCGCTGGTGTTCACCGCCATCATGATGATCGCCATGCCCGCCTTCATCAAGGCCGTGGGTATGCCGCAGGTTCTTGGGGGGGCGTGGATGGGCGGAACCATCGACGCCACGGGTGCGGTGGCTGCCGCCGGGGCGTTCCTCGGTGAGAAGGCCCTGTACGTGGCCGCCACCATCAAGATGATCCAGAACGTGCTCATCGGCGTGGTCGCCTTCGGTGTGGCCGTGTACTGGTGCGCCCGTGTGGAATGCAGGGAAGGGCACAGCGTGGGCTGGATCGAAATCTGGCACCGCTTCCCCAAGTTCGTGTTGGGCTTCCTTGCCGCTTCGGTTCTCTTCTCGGTCATATCCGGCAGCCTCGGTTCCGACATGAGCCAGATCATGGTCAACCAGGGTGTTCTGAAGGGCCTGTCGTCGCCGCTGCGCAACTGGTTCTTCTGCCTTGCGTTCACGTCCATCGGTCTGGCCACGAACTTCCGGGAACTTGCGCACTACTTCAAGGGCGGCAAGCCGCTCATCCTGTACGTGGCCGGGCAGAGCTTCAACCTCGTACTGACGCTGGCCATGGCCTACGTCATGTTCTACATCGTGTTCCCCGAGATCACGGCGAAGATATAG
- a CDS encoding FlxA-like family protein, whose amino-acid sequence MEISGLESIMATRSVAASFARQEQESQQVASRGTQGDTVSISSEAKRLYERFRDLQTESAGTNSQGSASSDSASNTANGQTAGDGKTDTVASGPSGSSGASGNAEAAGNTGGTGSGEGLAKQIENIKKQIKELQNRVKQIMDSPLPAEQKQTVAAPYLQQIQELEQQLQQLEADAAKQGSGDA is encoded by the coding sequence ATGGAAATCTCCGGTCTGGAATCCATCATGGCGACCCGTTCGGTCGCAGCGTCATTCGCACGGCAGGAACAAGAGTCGCAACAGGTGGCATCACGCGGCACACAGGGTGACACCGTGAGCATCTCCTCCGAAGCGAAACGCCTGTACGAGCGTTTCCGCGACCTGCAAACCGAAAGTGCGGGAACGAACTCGCAGGGAAGCGCGTCATCGGACTCGGCATCGAACACGGCGAACGGTCAGACGGCAGGTGACGGCAAGACCGACACCGTCGCATCCGGTCCGTCGGGTTCATCCGGCGCGTCCGGGAATGCGGAAGCCGCAGGCAATACAGGTGGCACGGGCTCGGGTGAGGGGCTTGCCAAGCAGATCGAGAACATCAAGAAACAGATCAAGGAACTCCAGAACAGGGTGAAGCAGATCATGGACAGCCCGTTGCCCGCCGAGCAGAAGCAGACTGTGGCGGCTCCTTACCTGCAACAGATACAGGAGCTTGAACAACAGTTGCAGCAACTGGAGGCCGACGCGGCAAAACAGGGCAGTGGCGACGCCTGA
- a CDS encoding FxsA family protein: MFLFRRFRRRTQPTPADAMTHGETAELGIQGDGTTSPAGDADVREAGAVHQSAKTRSNNITASLKTHDARAPHQPHEDGNGGSMRDAANLNAMAVDNSPPDDGTPDSDPTDSADARTKTACEPASADTSALCPVLLSPEEVAFLFGGTEAATQRSPEYRDFLLRLHGLLRNAIPSSLRGYMLLAFSLGILPVLGNQMQRATFPLWFNVLLWLTGIFASAWLLHKGNGECVKRLARDIHAHRVPSFDTLRGCVHAVAACAIAMPSPALTLFGCVLLLPPVSRSLAITLLNRVREADLGDGEAEGEAQNDGPATGEDEPIEGSMSAPDEEAGGHGQGTLGQRDRSQRDRSQHDRTEGASPPPHPEASDKASVPVP; encoded by the coding sequence ATGTTTCTGTTCAGAAGATTCCGCCGCAGGACACAGCCCACACCAGCCGACGCCATGACGCATGGCGAGACGGCTGAATTGGGCATCCAAGGCGATGGCACGACGTCTCCGGCAGGCGATGCCGACGTGCGTGAAGCCGGTGCGGTGCATCAATCTGCCAAAACCCGCAGCAATAACATTACGGCGAGTCTGAAGACGCACGACGCTCGCGCGCCCCATCAGCCCCACGAAGACGGCAATGGCGGGTCGATGCGGGATGCTGCCAACCTGAACGCCATGGCCGTCGACAATAGCCCCCCCGACGATGGCACACCTGACAGTGACCCCACTGACAGTGCCGACGCAAGAACGAAAACCGCGTGTGAGCCAGCCTCGGCAGACACCTCTGCCCTCTGTCCCGTGTTGCTGTCCCCGGAAGAGGTCGCCTTCCTGTTTGGCGGCACTGAAGCGGCAACGCAACGCTCGCCGGAATATCGCGACTTTCTGCTGCGCCTGCATGGTCTGCTGCGCAACGCCATTCCGTCTTCGTTGCGCGGGTATATGCTGCTCGCCTTCAGCCTTGGCATTCTCCCCGTACTGGGCAACCAGATGCAGCGGGCGACCTTTCCGCTGTGGTTCAATGTGCTGCTGTGGCTCACGGGCATCTTCGCAAGCGCGTGGCTGCTGCACAAAGGAAACGGCGAGTGCGTCAAGCGCCTGGCCCGTGACATCCACGCCCACCGGGTTCCGTCCTTCGACACCCTTCGTGGCTGCGTCCATGCCGTGGCTGCCTGCGCCATCGCCATGCCGAGTCCGGCGCTGACCCTCTTCGGCTGCGTCCTGCTGCTGCCACCCGTGTCGCGAAGCCTTGCCATCACCCTGTTGAACCGGGTGCGAGAGGCCGACCTTGGAGATGGGGAAGCCGAAGGCGAAGCCCAAAACGATGGCCCAGCGACAGGCGAAGATGAACCTATCGAAGGTTCCATGTCCGCCCCTGATGAAGAGGCCGGAGGCCACGGTCAGGGTACGCTCGGTCAGCGTGACCGTAGCCAGCGTGACCGTAGCCAGCATGACCGGACGGAAGGTGCCTCGCCCCCACCACACCCCGAAGCTTCTGACAAGGCGTCCGTCCCCGTTCCATAG